From the Triticum urartu cultivar G1812 chromosome 4, Tu2.1, whole genome shotgun sequence genome, the window AAATATATTTTTTTGAGAAAAATGAGCACATCGATTGAGTATTTTTGTAAACTACGAAATTATTTCGCCACTCATTATTTAACCGGTGctatttttgaattgagccctacaAACCAGAAAGGATGGAGTATATCTCTGTGTTGGGGAATATATTATAGAAATTGTCACATGAGGACTGTAAACTGGTCATAAATGCATGTTTCCTTTTCCAATGGTTTTCCCTTTTTTTCAGAACCGAGGATAACACCCCGGCCTCTATTCTAGAGGATACCCCACAACATCGAGATTGTTTTGATGAAAATTAGATGAATGAATGAGAACCAGATTAAAAATACATTTGACTTGTTATATTTGATTGTGTATAGTTATAACAACGATTGAATACAATTAGATATAATTGAATGGAAAacattttcttatggtgggtttTTTTCATGCATCATGTTGAGGTGGGCCTTGTCCATTCATAATTGTATGGTGAGATAGCAAACGAATCAATTTTTGAAAGACGCTGGAAGTAGGTTCCACGCCATTCCCTGCTTTCGGTCCCTCCCGTAAGTCCTTTGATCCCAATTGACGGGGGAGATATAGACGCTTGGACTTAGTTGGTCTTCTGATCCGGTCGGCATTCCAGCTACTACTCGGACCCGCCTTCCACGTCCACGGGGCCACCACCCGGATGTCCACCACCATGCTCCCCATCGACTGGATCAGTATCCTAGGCAACCTAATTAACAGTCTATGCAAACTATTTGTTTCCACAATTCCATGTTTTCTTTCATACGACCAAACTTTGGTCGGGTTCCACTATCCAAGGATAATGGAACAAGAGTTCAGTAAGCACAACTTGTTATTTTCGAAAAGGAAAGTCGAAGCCTCCCGACATGCAATGGGACAAGATTGAAATCATCAACAACAGAATACAATGGGTACACGGCAATGGTAGAACATGAAAAATACCAAATCTAAACATTTACAGCAAAAGTCGTTCTTCCACACAACGCCTTCAGAAGGGAGTGTGATTGCTGGCATTGCCAATTCCAACATTGTCGGTGTTTTGTACCGGCAGTGTCATCAAGTTATGATTGGTTTGTTCTAGAGAGTAGAGCACATGGGGGATCCAGATGGCGGTGCGAGGAACATGAGatctacccaggttcgggccctccgGGGGAGGTAAGACACTACTCATGCCTCTGGTGTTTGTATTGCTCTAGTGGTTATCAGAGATCAGGGAGATCTCTTGAGAGAGATATTACTTGGGCCACAAGCTCTcggcctggctgcagagaggttGAAGATGGTGGTAGGTCTAGGGTTTCTCCCTTCACCCATGCAGGTCTCTAGCCCACCTTATATACTCGTCCGAGCTAGGGTTACATGGCTCGAGACGAGTTACAATCAAACATGTGGGGCTCGCTTGCTCCATGGTAGTTCTGATCCATCTTGGCCCGCTTTCCTTCCTAGGCCTCGACCTTCCTATAGTGAGCGCCCTTTGGATGGACTCTCTATCAAGGGAGCTGAAAAATGCCTCCAGAGATGACAACTACCATGTGCCCGCTAGCCCTCAACTAGGTCGATCTCTCAGATCAACCGGGTACGACATAAACAAGGACTTAATCCTAAATGTTAGTCGGTCAATCAATTAAGGCCAGAAAAACGGCACAAAGACAACTCCTTCCACAAGATGACGCTAAGGCTAACACCGGAAGCTACGAGAGGTTCCAGTAACTAGGTAATATTGGGGCTTCACCACTCATCGTCGGGCCAAAAAGGGAAACCAACTATCATAAGAGCAACTCTAGTAGAGTCGCAATTTGGGATATGAGTATATGGCGGCGGTCATGCGCAAACACAGAGTAGCCATAATGCGGCCTCCATCTTTTCTTATCTTCTCTTTTTTGTTGCATCAACTCAATAATCAAATACTTAATTTGAGGCATTAAAACACTCATTTGAGATAAATTTGCATTACAATGCCATTACATAGGGTTAGAAAAGTCTTGGTCACATTCCCGACGGTCGTCGTTGAGGTCAGGGACGGCTTTTCCAAGGGAGGCAAGCCTTGACATGGCTTGATTTGTCTCAGTGAATGACATCATGTTCATGTCATATGTGCGCCATCAGATGCGCTCTCTCCGGCACCAAATACGCTTGTTTCTCCTTGTAAAGGAGCCACACAGAGCAACCCTCTCCGCCTTTAATGCTAGCCCGACAGCGGTGACCTCGAAGATTTCACCAAGGTGACGACCGAGGCGTCAATGACATAGCACTCATCTCATGCCTCCTTGCCAGGAAGGCAACAGGGAGCACGAGCAGCCCTCGATGAGCTGCATGGGTGAGCTCTCTCCTGCCATACGGGATTTGCACGTAGCCGAGCTGAATATCCCACTCAACGAAGTGCGATTTAGGATTCCAATCCGGCCACTCGTCAAGGGGGATCCTCCTACACGGCCTCCATGGCTCCATCGCATCACAACAATGCCACTCCTCGTTGGCCTTCGGGCAGTCTCCTCCTTCGCTAACTCCTCGTCCAGGATCCGCTTCTCCTCCTTGAGAGCGGCACCCAGTCTGCCCGCGGGAGAAGTGGCATGTCGTCTGGGAGAAAAGTGAAGGCTGTGGGCGGCGTGAGAAAAGTGAAGACTGTGGGCGGTGGTGGTGAGAGATGGAGATATGGTGATGACCAATTCTTAGCAGCCGGTGTTGGAAAATATGGCGAGAGTGACAGCGGGCAATTCAGGGCCAGCCCCCCGattattatttttctttttagtaGTAACAACTTGTGATTGATTTTATTTTTTAGAGAAAAGGTTGGTAGGACTTGTGACTGATTAATTTTTTTTAGACAATTGTGATTGATTAATTAGTAGAGCTGTCGGTCATCAGTAGCAGGCCCAACAGCTAGGAAACGGACGAGCATTACTTAGCCTACGAAGCAACCCACAAATGATTCGTGAGATGGATGCCTCCGTCATATTTTTTCTTACTACCTCCCGTCAGAATTGAATGTACCTACATCGATTAGATGATTGACTGAATAGTCCTGCCGCTGAACCCGTCGTCGCCCCCACGCTAGGGCATCGCCAGGTGCTGGCGGCGCTTTATGTTTGATTCGACCGTCTCCCCTCGTCGACCGACGGCCATTGTCTGCGGCCTGCCTATGCGTCAATCTCCTAATTCCTTAGCAGGCGCTTCAGATTTGACATTCAAGGCGGCACAACATGACTCACGCTAGATCGAAGGTATGTCATATATTACAGCTCATGTCTAGGCTATCACAGATTATTTACTATTACTAGGTCTGTATTGTATTAACTGGTGGACATTAGTTATTGTTTGTCAGATTGATTATAAATTACATACTTAATTGTATAGATAATATAggtttgattttttttaaatggaGTAGGACcctcggcctctgcatctggacaatGCATGTAgtcactttattaattattcacacaagaccttacaaagtcatacaacaATAAGACTAAAGCCATCGTCTAGGCAGcatctgtcgctactcctatccagttgatgaagggatgctgatagtctgggcctaataccaaataGACCTCGCAGCCAAACATAACATATAAGACCTGAGGACTCCTGCCAGGTATGGGGCACCCACCAGTCCGGCACACTCCttaaccaggacgcctgccgggtatgagaCCGCCGCAGCCACCtaccaccaatccatcttcagtgTTGTACTGTTGCATCTACCTTACCCGGTCTAGCTGTCGTCaacgccaccatgacgccagacagctaccttctcctgcgcgagtccatcttCGCGTATCGGACGCTGAGTCTCCACTACGCCACGCCGCCGAGATCCGTCGTCATCAATGGGCAAGATGAAGCACCGCTCCTCCTCTTGTCCCCTCCAGCCAGCACTtgctccaaaacgatgcccccgggaaggagaacgaccgCGAAAACGTCGCCATCGTCCAATCCGGTAGACCGAGATTTAGGGTTTCCCCTGAAACCTCCCGATCAGGTTAACGTGACCTGCAACGACGATGCCTCGAAAAGGGAACGACGTCTAAGACACCACCATCATCCGCCATGACCGTAGTCAGGCACGATTTTCACCGAAAACTACGTCGTCCCGATCTCGCGGCTAGCTGGAACCGAGCGGAGCCTTTTGCGTAGCTTCAATCTGCTACCGATCAAATATTCTCGCACAATGGACTGGCTCATAGCCCAGTGGTTGGAATTGGAGCATTGTGGTGTCGCCCTGCCGACCTGAGTTTGACGCTCTTCAGGTTGAATTCTGTCTCACATTCTTTCTTATAAATAATGCCGCGGGGTTTCTGCCCCTCTGCTACCGATCAAATATTCTCGCACAATGGACTGGCTCATAGCCCATTGGTTGGAATTGGAGCATTGTGGTGTCGCCCTGCCGACCTGTGTTTGACGCTCTTTAGGTTGAATTCTGTCTCACATTCTTTCTTATAAATAATGCCGCGGGGTTTCTGCCCCTCTGGTCTAGTATTAAATATTCTTGCACAAGTATAAATACAAAACAAGCTGGAATCAAAAGCACACCATATGAAATTACATTTTCCATTTCTTTTAGGGGTATGAACTACATTCAAATAATATAAATCTACCTtcaattctctgtttgcaaaatATATATTATCTTGCATTCCTCTTGTATGGTCGCTGTGAAAGAGAAAAAAGCACATACGATCATTGTCTTCTTCGCCCCCATGCTCAAATCCTGGCTTCGTCCCTGGGCAATTGGTATGCAACAGCTGCCATTAATTGACATCCGTGGTGCCATGGCCGTCTGGCATTGATAGGGAGAGAAGATGGGCCGCACGGCAGGCTTACATGGGAGGTGAAACTTTTCTCCCGCACATGCGATTAGTGGATAGCACACCCTCAAAACGCCCCCAGCCCCCAAATATGAAGGCTCGTGGGATGGATATGGAGCCCTCCTTCATAAACTATGGCGACTCATGGCCGGATGACGACTTCACTAAAGTGGCCTTTACAATATATTTATTATGCCGACCGGCCTGATATGGCGACTATGTAGAGTTGCTGTAACAACATAGATCCGAACAGATTTTCCCAGGTAGAGCAAAGAGCTAAACGTGCTTCAGATAACGAAGGCAGTGCACAAATACAAGTCACAGATTACACGAAGCTAAAACAACACATGGACTAGGACTTGTGGAAATTCAGAATGTTAGCCATCATATGCAGTAGTCCTCGGAGATCAACCATACCATGGTTTGGTTTTAGAGTACAAAACATAATTCCAGCAGAAACAGCAGGGGTCATCATCCCCTTGTACTTCAAAGTACTACAAACTAACACTCATCACGGGAAATGATATGGACAATCATGGTAAGCTTCCTCCGGTTCCGCTTCAGCTCAAACAGACAGATATCACCAACTCGCAGACGGTTGTCACTGACAAATTTGCGCCAACCTCCTTCAAGGACACGCCTCCTACCATTCCGAATATGCATCTGAGTTTGCCATTCCTTCCCCTTACGCTGGAGCAAAATAGTTCGCTCTTCCTTTGGAAGATACACAGCAGCATATTTTGCACCAAACTCCTAGTATTTTACAGATATAAGCATGTTACAATTACAAGTCGGCCAATCATGTTGATAAAATAAAACAACAATACAATATAGGTATACACATTTATCTGGTGGCATTTATTTAATTCAGCTGCAAAAGTAAATTTAAGCCAAACAGTTTGCTAATAGCACAGTAAATTGGAGATCCAAAGCCCACGTCATCCCTGGCACCCTACATTGCTAAAATTAGTTATGTTTTTTATTTATTTGAAACTTAGTTATGTTATGGCAGATGACAACAACCTGGGGGGCTTTGAGTAGGTAACAATAAAATTCCAGAAATTTTTTAGCTTACCAGGCTGTAATGCCCTTTCACACCAACATTGGTTTTGTTCATGATTGCCACATACAGATGTGCTTCGAGTTGGATGGCTTCCGCTTTATCTTCAACTATGCTCTGTTGCAATGGAGACAGAAAGCTCATTTGTGACAGCATGTAGGGCGGCACAAAATGACCTGCGTGCGCCTTGCTTTCTGCGCGAAGTAGATGAACCGTAAATGTGAACCTTCCCCCACCCTTTGCTGGTACAAAGATGCAGATATCTCCCTCCTCCACACTATTGTCACAAACAAAGTCTAACCACTCCCCCCTAATCTTGTGAATACTATCATTCCCCTCGTAGAACCTGGGGTACCACCTTTTGTTCTCGCCCGGCCTCTGAAGTATGACAGATGCACTTTCATGGGGAAAGTGTGCAACTGCGTATTCCTTCATGATGGTCTGATCACAAATGGGACAGGGTGTGATGCCAtcaacaaacaaacaaacaaataaacaagaatACAAAACTCAGCCGAAATACTGTTTTGACTGTCATTGTCGACAAAGATAAAGCATTTATGTTAAGTGCTCAGAAGGGCCATTGCCACTTTCCCTATAACATTCAAACTATGAATACCCCTCTTAGATCTAGAGCCTAGAGAGGATTGTAGTGTACTGAAAAAGAACTCAGGAAATTTACCAGAGAAGGATACGGTGGTTGGACATTGGACTTCCTCATGATAGCCACGAATGCAAGAGTTCTGGATTGAACGTCCTGGAGAAGCTTATCTATTTTCTCTTTTTGTGCATCAGCCAAATTACTCCTACTTGACAACACATACTTATCCTTTGGAGGTCCTGGAATATCATTCGAGTCAAAAGAATCATACTCTGAAAGACAAGCTTCTCCTAGACAAATTTGTAGGTCAAACTAACAATGGATAATGTATACACCGACACGATGACGCATGTGTGCATGTACTTAACAAATAAAACGAATCCATGCAATTTTGTTGACGCAAATGTAACTTAAGAATATAACCTGACTCCGCAGATGGAGTGGATATAACAGCTGTCTTTCTAGTACTCCCACTG encodes:
- the LOC125553546 gene encoding B3 domain-containing protein Os03g0619800-like, whose protein sequence is MKNSCQGCKRYWNHLHGKVTRFVRRMSKSSRHCMVIPERFAKHFAGKMPRTVKLEGPNGILYDVGVTEHRNRKVIQSGWEVFVDANDIVQKDSLMFRYRGSSRFKVAVFDSSGCEKTVPCFGIGSSMSDQPITNSTGMSGSSSDRNTHSSMGQQSDGCQSESSGHCRKLAWTDAASSPSEDLPGEDSPYEHESSGSDDHTLPKMISTVRIKEEQCSDASGRSDGCHSGSTRKTAVISTPSAESGPPKDKYVLSSRSNLADAQKEKIDKLLQDVQSRTLAFVAIMRKSNVQPPYPSLTIMKEYAVAHFPHESASVILQRPGENKRWYPRFYEGNDSIHKIRGEWLDFVCDNSVEEGDICIFVPAKGGGRFTFTVHLLRAESKAHAGHFVPPYMLSQMSFLSPLQQSIVEDKAEAIQLEAHLYVAIMNKTNVGVKGHYSLEFGAKYAAVYLPKEERTILLQRKGKEWQTQMHIRNGRRRVLEGGWRKFVSDNRLRVGDICLFELKRNRRKLTMIVHIISRDEC